The Desulfofalx alkaliphila DSM 12257 genome includes a window with the following:
- a CDS encoding response regulator transcription factor, whose translation MTKKHRILIVEDDDDISMIEQAYLQASGFETFIVSDGDKVLPLLQVENFDLILLDLMLPGKNGYEICKEIREQLNIPILMVTARTESVDKIRGLGLGADDYITKPFDPAELVARVNANIRQYNRLTEANQKELDEKDDEIVIGNIRILLHGWKVYKGEQEIHFPNREFELLKFMAENPNIVFSKEQLFEKIWGYDYVGDSATVMVHINRIREKIEDDSKNPKIIETVWGAGYRLNR comes from the coding sequence ATGACTAAAAAACATAGAATTCTAATTGTCGAAGACGATGATGATATCAGTATGATAGAACAGGCTTATCTGCAAGCCAGTGGATTTGAAACATTCATTGTAAGTGATGGAGACAAAGTACTTCCACTTCTGCAGGTGGAAAATTTTGACTTAATACTGCTGGATCTTATGCTTCCCGGGAAGAATGGTTATGAGATATGCAAAGAGATAAGAGAACAACTTAATATTCCAATTCTCATGGTAACGGCAAGGACGGAATCTGTTGATAAAATTCGTGGTCTGGGACTTGGTGCAGATGATTATATTACTAAACCTTTTGATCCCGCTGAGCTTGTAGCAAGAGTAAATGCAAATATAAGACAGTATAATCGATTAACAGAAGCCAATCAGAAAGAGTTGGATGAGAAGGACGATGAGATAGTAATAGGTAATATTCGAATTCTTCTGCATGGATGGAAGGTATATAAGGGTGAGCAAGAAATTCATTTTCCTAACCGAGAATTTGAATTATTAAAATTTATGGCTGAAAATCCTAATATTGTTTTCTCGAAGGAACAATTGTTTGAAAAAATATGGGGATATGATTATGTTGGGGATAGCGCGACGGTTATGGTGCATATTAATCGTATTCGTGAAAAAATTGAGGATGACAGTAAAAACCCAAAAATCATAGAGACAGTATGGGGTGCGGGATACCGGTTGAATAGATAA